The Microplitis demolitor isolate Queensland-Clemson2020A chromosome 8, iyMicDemo2.1a, whole genome shotgun sequence genome has a segment encoding these proteins:
- the LOC103573232 gene encoding uncharacterized protein LOC103573232 → MENVTHLWNITKFLSKHKNPQANELRNYYVQCCKELTSDGELPKQIFGTNTMCSYCGSLWNTVDYKVRLIRGKPIPNSVKKLIKNSNNNLQLSMYQSRLVRKCMKNRLNKLLIICSNCKKKNKVTLNKPDRLKIVRSENMTDKTPKKKKKRIRDKTAGLLINTPNVKDDQRVGIKKNDIDTPKLLNSKEKYKRSNNINNANASGSKPKKINISKLKGIINTSITPSRRSSLHNFLTELG, encoded by the exons atggaaAATGTTACGCATTTGTggaatattacaaaatttttgtctaaACACAAAAACCCACAAGCTAATGAACTTCGCAATTATTATGT acaaTGCTGTAAAGAATTAACAAGCGATGGAGAATTaccaaaacaaatttttggtACAAATACAATGTGCTCTTATTGCGGTTCGTTATGGAATACAGTAGATTACAAAGTAAGATTGATCCGTGGAAAACCAATACCGAATTcggttaaaaaattgattaaaaattcgaataataatttacaattgtcAATGTATCAAAGTAGACTAGTACGTAAATGTATGAAGAATCGGTTGAATAAATTGCTTATAATTTGTTCGaattgtaaaaagaaaaataaagttacGTTAAATAAACCAGATCgattaaaaatagtaagatCAGAAAATATGACTGATAAAACaccgaagaaaaaaaagaaacggaTTAGAGATAAAACTGCtggtttattgataaatactCCGAATGTAAAAGATGATCAGAGGGttgggattaaaaaaaatgacattgaTACacctaaattattaaattccaaAGAGAAGTATAAAAGaagcaataatattaataatgctAACGCATCCGGGAGTAAGccgaagaaaataaatatttcaaaattgaagGGAATAATCAATACATCAATTACACCGTCCAGAAGAAGTAgccttcataattttttaactgaacttggataa
- the LOC103573233 gene encoding long-chain-fatty-acid--CoA ligase 4 isoform X2, translated as MIVDDKLEMESFWISGVITALKALSYVYDLLTFPVYLFLQRPWEKRKLSRKIRAKPIYKDETSIVYRNVDQPGPIHVELERLNIDTVDKVLRYATEIHGDKKCLGTRQILGEENELQPNGRVFKKYNMGDYKWKSYKDVERLVTSFGKGLQERGLTKRKNIVIYAETRAEWMIAAQGCFKQGLSIVTIYTTLGDEAIAHGINETEVDTVITSHELLPKFRNLLSMTPEVKCIIYMEDQLVPTDTTGFKEGVSLMPFSDVIEVGNSSNVESVAPQTDDTAIIMYTSGSTGVPKGVILTHKNILANIKASCSACETRPDDVFLGFLPLAHVFELLVECVALLAGVPIGYSSPLTMIDSSSKIQRGCKGDASILRPTCITAVPLILDRISKGINEKVKKKGPFSQAIFKFAYQYKLKWTKRGFETPFFDRLIFSSAKQVLGGRMRFILSGGAPLTPETHTQVKICLCTAVLQGYGLTETCSSVSVMDYYDRSTGRVGAPAIGCDVRLENWEEGSYRVTDTPNPRGEIIIGGDNVSQGYYKIPEKTKEDFFYKDGKRWFRTGDIGEIFPDGCLKIIDRKKDLVKLQFGEYVSLGKVESELKTCRLIENICVYGDPHKTYTVALVVPNAVHLKEIANRLDVPSDNFEQLCENPQIEKAVLQEIIEHAKKSNLQRFEIPGAVKLCAEQWSPDMGLVTAAFKVKRKAVQERYQHEINRMYAS; from the exons ATGATTGTAGACGACAAATT AGAAATGGAGAGTTTTTGGATCAGCGGAGTTATCACGGCATTAAAAGCGCTGTCGTATGTTTACGATTTATTGACATTCCCAGTTTATCTATTTCTCCAACGTCCATGggaaaagagaaaattatcACGAAAAATTCGTGCAAAACCAATTTATAAAGATGAAACTTCGATTGTGTACCGAAATGTTGATCAGCCAGGACCGATTCATGTTGAATTGGAGCGACTTAATATAGATACTGTTGATAAAGTATTACGTTATGCTACCGAAATTCATGGAGATAAAAAATGTCTAGGTACAAGACAGATACTCGGTGAAGAAAATGAACTTCAACCCAATGGTagagtttttaaaaag TACAATATGGGTGATTATAAATGGAAGAGTTACAAAGACGTTGAAAGATTGGTAACGTCATTTGGAAAAGGATTGCAAGAACGTGGACTAACAAAACGAAAAAACATCGTAATATATGCAGAAACACGAGCTGAGTGGATGATTGCAGCACAAGGATGTTTCAAACAAGGTCTATCTATCGTAACTATTTACACGACACTGGGGGATGAAGCCATTGCACACGGGATAAATGAAACAGAAGTCGATACCGTGATAACGAGTCATGAACTATTACCTAAATTCCGAAATCTATTGTCAATGACCCCTGAAGttaaatgtattatttacATGGAAGATCAGTTGGTACCAACAGACACAACTGGATTCAAAGAAGGAGTCAGTTTAATGCCATTTTCAGATGTTATTGAAGTGGGTAACTCGTCCAATGTTGAGTCTGTTGCTCCACAAACAGATGATACAGCTATTATTATGTATACATCTGGCTCAACTGGTGTACCCAAAGGAGTTATACTGACGCATAAAAATATCCTTGCCAATATTAAAGCATCTTGTAGCGCCTGTGAGACTAGACCAGATGATGTTTTTCTCGGTTTCTTGCCCCTGGCACATGTATTTGAACTTCTTGTTGAATGTGTTGCTTTACTGGCTGGTGTACCCATTGGTTACAGTTCTCCATTGACAATGATTGATTCTAGTAGCAAAATTCAACGAGGATGTAAAGGTGATGCATCTATACTACGTCCTACATGTATAACTGCTGTACCA ctaaTACTTGACCGTATATCCAAAGGAATAAatgagaaagtaaaaaaaaaaggaccaTTTAGTCAGGCCATCTTTAAATTTGCTTATCAATATAAACTCAAGTGGACAAAACGCGGCTTCGAGACACCTTTCTTCGATCGATTAATATTTAGCTCAGCTAAACAAGTTCTTGGCGGGCGAATGAGGTTTATACTGTCAGGTGGTGCTCCACTTACTCCAGAAACGCATACTCAAGTTAAAATTTGTCTATGCACTGCAGTACTTCAAGGATACGGTTTAACAGAAACCTGCTCGTCAGTCAGTGTTATGGACT ATTACGACCGTTCCACGGGAAGAGTTGGTGCACCAGCTATTGGTTGTGATGTGAGACTAGAAAATTGGGAAGAAGGTTCTTACAGAGTTACTGACACTCCTAATCCACGTGGTGAAATAATAATTGGCGGTGATAATGTGTCTCAGGGTTACTATAAAATACCGGAGAAAACTAAAGAAGACTTTTTCTACAAAGACGGTAAACGGTGGTTTAGAACTGGTGATATTGGGGAAATTTTTCCCGATGGCTGCcttaaaataattg atcgTAAGAAAGATTtggtaaaattacaatttggTGAATATGTATCACTTGGAAAAGTTGAATCTGAATTAAAAACCTGCCGactaattgaaaatatttgtgtGTATGGTGATCCTCATAAGACTTATACTGTGGCATTGGTTGTACCCAATGCAGTACATTTGAAAGAAATAGCTAATCGTCTTGATGTACCATCAGACAATTTTGAACAGCTTTGTGAGAATCCACAAATAGAAAAAGCTGTTTTGCAAGAAATCATTGAACATGCCAAGAAAT ccaATCTTCAGAGGTTTGAAATACCTGGAGCTGTTAAATTATGTGCTGAACAATGGTCACCAGACATGGGTCTTGTTACAGCAGCTTTTAAAGTCAAAAGGAAAGCTGTACAAGAACGTTATCAGCATGAAATAAATCGGATGTATGCATCGTGA
- the LOC103573233 gene encoding long-chain-fatty-acid--CoA ligase 4 isoform X1: protein MSNEVTSYSVEIADKKVRGVLREMESFWISGVITALKALSYVYDLLTFPVYLFLQRPWEKRKLSRKIRAKPIYKDETSIVYRNVDQPGPIHVELERLNIDTVDKVLRYATEIHGDKKCLGTRQILGEENELQPNGRVFKKYNMGDYKWKSYKDVERLVTSFGKGLQERGLTKRKNIVIYAETRAEWMIAAQGCFKQGLSIVTIYTTLGDEAIAHGINETEVDTVITSHELLPKFRNLLSMTPEVKCIIYMEDQLVPTDTTGFKEGVSLMPFSDVIEVGNSSNVESVAPQTDDTAIIMYTSGSTGVPKGVILTHKNILANIKASCSACETRPDDVFLGFLPLAHVFELLVECVALLAGVPIGYSSPLTMIDSSSKIQRGCKGDASILRPTCITAVPLILDRISKGINEKVKKKGPFSQAIFKFAYQYKLKWTKRGFETPFFDRLIFSSAKQVLGGRMRFILSGGAPLTPETHTQVKICLCTAVLQGYGLTETCSSVSVMDYYDRSTGRVGAPAIGCDVRLENWEEGSYRVTDTPNPRGEIIIGGDNVSQGYYKIPEKTKEDFFYKDGKRWFRTGDIGEIFPDGCLKIIDRKKDLVKLQFGEYVSLGKVESELKTCRLIENICVYGDPHKTYTVALVVPNAVHLKEIANRLDVPSDNFEQLCENPQIEKAVLQEIIEHAKKSNLQRFEIPGAVKLCAEQWSPDMGLVTAAFKVKRKAVQERYQHEINRMYAS from the exons atGTCAAATGAAGTAACTTCGTATTCTGTTGAAATTGCGGATAAAAAAGTTCGTGGAGTACTGAG AGAAATGGAGAGTTTTTGGATCAGCGGAGTTATCACGGCATTAAAAGCGCTGTCGTATGTTTACGATTTATTGACATTCCCAGTTTATCTATTTCTCCAACGTCCATGggaaaagagaaaattatcACGAAAAATTCGTGCAAAACCAATTTATAAAGATGAAACTTCGATTGTGTACCGAAATGTTGATCAGCCAGGACCGATTCATGTTGAATTGGAGCGACTTAATATAGATACTGTTGATAAAGTATTACGTTATGCTACCGAAATTCATGGAGATAAAAAATGTCTAGGTACAAGACAGATACTCGGTGAAGAAAATGAACTTCAACCCAATGGTagagtttttaaaaag TACAATATGGGTGATTATAAATGGAAGAGTTACAAAGACGTTGAAAGATTGGTAACGTCATTTGGAAAAGGATTGCAAGAACGTGGACTAACAAAACGAAAAAACATCGTAATATATGCAGAAACACGAGCTGAGTGGATGATTGCAGCACAAGGATGTTTCAAACAAGGTCTATCTATCGTAACTATTTACACGACACTGGGGGATGAAGCCATTGCACACGGGATAAATGAAACAGAAGTCGATACCGTGATAACGAGTCATGAACTATTACCTAAATTCCGAAATCTATTGTCAATGACCCCTGAAGttaaatgtattatttacATGGAAGATCAGTTGGTACCAACAGACACAACTGGATTCAAAGAAGGAGTCAGTTTAATGCCATTTTCAGATGTTATTGAAGTGGGTAACTCGTCCAATGTTGAGTCTGTTGCTCCACAAACAGATGATACAGCTATTATTATGTATACATCTGGCTCAACTGGTGTACCCAAAGGAGTTATACTGACGCATAAAAATATCCTTGCCAATATTAAAGCATCTTGTAGCGCCTGTGAGACTAGACCAGATGATGTTTTTCTCGGTTTCTTGCCCCTGGCACATGTATTTGAACTTCTTGTTGAATGTGTTGCTTTACTGGCTGGTGTACCCATTGGTTACAGTTCTCCATTGACAATGATTGATTCTAGTAGCAAAATTCAACGAGGATGTAAAGGTGATGCATCTATACTACGTCCTACATGTATAACTGCTGTACCA ctaaTACTTGACCGTATATCCAAAGGAATAAatgagaaagtaaaaaaaaaaggaccaTTTAGTCAGGCCATCTTTAAATTTGCTTATCAATATAAACTCAAGTGGACAAAACGCGGCTTCGAGACACCTTTCTTCGATCGATTAATATTTAGCTCAGCTAAACAAGTTCTTGGCGGGCGAATGAGGTTTATACTGTCAGGTGGTGCTCCACTTACTCCAGAAACGCATACTCAAGTTAAAATTTGTCTATGCACTGCAGTACTTCAAGGATACGGTTTAACAGAAACCTGCTCGTCAGTCAGTGTTATGGACT ATTACGACCGTTCCACGGGAAGAGTTGGTGCACCAGCTATTGGTTGTGATGTGAGACTAGAAAATTGGGAAGAAGGTTCTTACAGAGTTACTGACACTCCTAATCCACGTGGTGAAATAATAATTGGCGGTGATAATGTGTCTCAGGGTTACTATAAAATACCGGAGAAAACTAAAGAAGACTTTTTCTACAAAGACGGTAAACGGTGGTTTAGAACTGGTGATATTGGGGAAATTTTTCCCGATGGCTGCcttaaaataattg atcgTAAGAAAGATTtggtaaaattacaatttggTGAATATGTATCACTTGGAAAAGTTGAATCTGAATTAAAAACCTGCCGactaattgaaaatatttgtgtGTATGGTGATCCTCATAAGACTTATACTGTGGCATTGGTTGTACCCAATGCAGTACATTTGAAAGAAATAGCTAATCGTCTTGATGTACCATCAGACAATTTTGAACAGCTTTGTGAGAATCCACAAATAGAAAAAGCTGTTTTGCAAGAAATCATTGAACATGCCAAGAAAT ccaATCTTCAGAGGTTTGAAATACCTGGAGCTGTTAAATTATGTGCTGAACAATGGTCACCAGACATGGGTCTTGTTACAGCAGCTTTTAAAGTCAAAAGGAAAGCTGTACAAGAACGTTATCAGCATGAAATAAATCGGATGTATGCATCGTGA
- the LOC103573233 gene encoding long-chain-fatty-acid--CoA ligase 4 isoform X3, giving the protein MESFWISGVITALKALSYVYDLLTFPVYLFLQRPWEKRKLSRKIRAKPIYKDETSIVYRNVDQPGPIHVELERLNIDTVDKVLRYATEIHGDKKCLGTRQILGEENELQPNGRVFKKYNMGDYKWKSYKDVERLVTSFGKGLQERGLTKRKNIVIYAETRAEWMIAAQGCFKQGLSIVTIYTTLGDEAIAHGINETEVDTVITSHELLPKFRNLLSMTPEVKCIIYMEDQLVPTDTTGFKEGVSLMPFSDVIEVGNSSNVESVAPQTDDTAIIMYTSGSTGVPKGVILTHKNILANIKASCSACETRPDDVFLGFLPLAHVFELLVECVALLAGVPIGYSSPLTMIDSSSKIQRGCKGDASILRPTCITAVPLILDRISKGINEKVKKKGPFSQAIFKFAYQYKLKWTKRGFETPFFDRLIFSSAKQVLGGRMRFILSGGAPLTPETHTQVKICLCTAVLQGYGLTETCSSVSVMDYYDRSTGRVGAPAIGCDVRLENWEEGSYRVTDTPNPRGEIIIGGDNVSQGYYKIPEKTKEDFFYKDGKRWFRTGDIGEIFPDGCLKIIDRKKDLVKLQFGEYVSLGKVESELKTCRLIENICVYGDPHKTYTVALVVPNAVHLKEIANRLDVPSDNFEQLCENPQIEKAVLQEIIEHAKKSNLQRFEIPGAVKLCAEQWSPDMGLVTAAFKVKRKAVQERYQHEINRMYAS; this is encoded by the exons ATGGAGAGTTTTTGGATCAGCGGAGTTATCACGGCATTAAAAGCGCTGTCGTATGTTTACGATTTATTGACATTCCCAGTTTATCTATTTCTCCAACGTCCATGggaaaagagaaaattatcACGAAAAATTCGTGCAAAACCAATTTATAAAGATGAAACTTCGATTGTGTACCGAAATGTTGATCAGCCAGGACCGATTCATGTTGAATTGGAGCGACTTAATATAGATACTGTTGATAAAGTATTACGTTATGCTACCGAAATTCATGGAGATAAAAAATGTCTAGGTACAAGACAGATACTCGGTGAAGAAAATGAACTTCAACCCAATGGTagagtttttaaaaag TACAATATGGGTGATTATAAATGGAAGAGTTACAAAGACGTTGAAAGATTGGTAACGTCATTTGGAAAAGGATTGCAAGAACGTGGACTAACAAAACGAAAAAACATCGTAATATATGCAGAAACACGAGCTGAGTGGATGATTGCAGCACAAGGATGTTTCAAACAAGGTCTATCTATCGTAACTATTTACACGACACTGGGGGATGAAGCCATTGCACACGGGATAAATGAAACAGAAGTCGATACCGTGATAACGAGTCATGAACTATTACCTAAATTCCGAAATCTATTGTCAATGACCCCTGAAGttaaatgtattatttacATGGAAGATCAGTTGGTACCAACAGACACAACTGGATTCAAAGAAGGAGTCAGTTTAATGCCATTTTCAGATGTTATTGAAGTGGGTAACTCGTCCAATGTTGAGTCTGTTGCTCCACAAACAGATGATACAGCTATTATTATGTATACATCTGGCTCAACTGGTGTACCCAAAGGAGTTATACTGACGCATAAAAATATCCTTGCCAATATTAAAGCATCTTGTAGCGCCTGTGAGACTAGACCAGATGATGTTTTTCTCGGTTTCTTGCCCCTGGCACATGTATTTGAACTTCTTGTTGAATGTGTTGCTTTACTGGCTGGTGTACCCATTGGTTACAGTTCTCCATTGACAATGATTGATTCTAGTAGCAAAATTCAACGAGGATGTAAAGGTGATGCATCTATACTACGTCCTACATGTATAACTGCTGTACCA ctaaTACTTGACCGTATATCCAAAGGAATAAatgagaaagtaaaaaaaaaaggaccaTTTAGTCAGGCCATCTTTAAATTTGCTTATCAATATAAACTCAAGTGGACAAAACGCGGCTTCGAGACACCTTTCTTCGATCGATTAATATTTAGCTCAGCTAAACAAGTTCTTGGCGGGCGAATGAGGTTTATACTGTCAGGTGGTGCTCCACTTACTCCAGAAACGCATACTCAAGTTAAAATTTGTCTATGCACTGCAGTACTTCAAGGATACGGTTTAACAGAAACCTGCTCGTCAGTCAGTGTTATGGACT ATTACGACCGTTCCACGGGAAGAGTTGGTGCACCAGCTATTGGTTGTGATGTGAGACTAGAAAATTGGGAAGAAGGTTCTTACAGAGTTACTGACACTCCTAATCCACGTGGTGAAATAATAATTGGCGGTGATAATGTGTCTCAGGGTTACTATAAAATACCGGAGAAAACTAAAGAAGACTTTTTCTACAAAGACGGTAAACGGTGGTTTAGAACTGGTGATATTGGGGAAATTTTTCCCGATGGCTGCcttaaaataattg atcgTAAGAAAGATTtggtaaaattacaatttggTGAATATGTATCACTTGGAAAAGTTGAATCTGAATTAAAAACCTGCCGactaattgaaaatatttgtgtGTATGGTGATCCTCATAAGACTTATACTGTGGCATTGGTTGTACCCAATGCAGTACATTTGAAAGAAATAGCTAATCGTCTTGATGTACCATCAGACAATTTTGAACAGCTTTGTGAGAATCCACAAATAGAAAAAGCTGTTTTGCAAGAAATCATTGAACATGCCAAGAAAT ccaATCTTCAGAGGTTTGAAATACCTGGAGCTGTTAAATTATGTGCTGAACAATGGTCACCAGACATGGGTCTTGTTACAGCAGCTTTTAAAGTCAAAAGGAAAGCTGTACAAGAACGTTATCAGCATGAAATAAATCGGATGTATGCATCGTGA
- the LOC103573229 gene encoding inactive hydroxysteroid dehydrogenase-like protein 1 isoform X1, producing MFIEVNFWSSRKMLVSIALWLLGAVLILWILLDPVSRISRALYEIIIPLISSNPIELKSKFGEWAVVTGSTDGIGKAYAKELANRGFNLVLISRNPERLEKTKNEILKINPNIQIKIISADFSKGRGVSVEIEPHLRDIPVGILVNNVGKQYTYPMYVGEVPEDELWDIININIGAATLMTRIVIPGMQKREKGAIVNISSGSELQPLPLMTVYAATKIYLRSFSEALRVEYRKFGITVQHLTPLFVNTKMNAFSQRLQVSTFAVPDATTYAKNAVATLGKIDSSTGYWAHGIQAFFTLIPPVWIRTKIGEMMNQTFRNDYLKQKNM from the exons ATGTTCATTGAAGTAAACTTTTGGAGTTCACGG AAAATGCTGGTATCAATTGCTCTGTGGTTATTGGGGGCTGTATTAATTCTCTGGATATTATTGGATCCGGTTAGTAGAATATCTCGTGCgctatatgaaataataattccatTAATAAGTTCAAAtccaattgaattaaaaagtaaattcggTGAATGGGCAG tgGTGACTGGCTCGACTGATGGAATTGGCAAAGCTTATGCGAAGGAACTAGCTAATCGTGGATTCAATTTAGTTCTCATTAGCCGTAATCCTGAAAGActtgaaaaaactaaaaatgaaatattaaaaataaatccaaacatacaaattaaaataatttcagcaGACTTTTCTAAAGGAAGAGGAGTCAGTGTTGAAATAGAACCGCATTTACGAGATATACCTGTTGGAATTTTAG ttaacAACGTTGGAAAGCAGTACACATATCCAATGTATGTTGGTGAAGTACCGGAAGATGAGCTTTGGgatataataaacataaatatcgGTGCTGCAACTTTAATGACACGTATTGTAATACCAGGTATGCAGAAACGAGAAAAAGGAGCTATCGTCAACATATCATCCGGCTCAGAATTACAGCCATTGCCATTAATGACTGTATATGCAGcgactaaaatttatttaagaagtTTTTCCGAAGCTCTGAGAGTTGAGTACCGCAAATTTGGTATTACTGTTCAACATTTAACACCCCTGTTCGTTAATACTAAAATGAATGCATTTTCTCAGCGATTGcag gTATCCACATTCGCTGTACCGGACGCAACAACTTACGCAAAGAATGCTGTTGCAACTCTTGGAAAGATCGACAGTAGTACGGGTTATTGGGCCCATGGTATACAAGctttttttacacttattcCCCCAGTATGGATACGCACGAAAATCGGCGAAATGATGAATCAAACATTCAGAAATgattatttgaaacaaaaaaatatgtaa
- the LOC103573229 gene encoding inactive hydroxysteroid dehydrogenase-like protein 1 isoform X2, whose amino-acid sequence MLVSIALWLLGAVLILWILLDPVSRISRALYEIIIPLISSNPIELKSKFGEWAVVTGSTDGIGKAYAKELANRGFNLVLISRNPERLEKTKNEILKINPNIQIKIISADFSKGRGVSVEIEPHLRDIPVGILVNNVGKQYTYPMYVGEVPEDELWDIININIGAATLMTRIVIPGMQKREKGAIVNISSGSELQPLPLMTVYAATKIYLRSFSEALRVEYRKFGITVQHLTPLFVNTKMNAFSQRLQVSTFAVPDATTYAKNAVATLGKIDSSTGYWAHGIQAFFTLIPPVWIRTKIGEMMNQTFRNDYLKQKNM is encoded by the exons ATGCTGGTATCAATTGCTCTGTGGTTATTGGGGGCTGTATTAATTCTCTGGATATTATTGGATCCGGTTAGTAGAATATCTCGTGCgctatatgaaataataattccatTAATAAGTTCAAAtccaattgaattaaaaagtaaattcggTGAATGGGCAG tgGTGACTGGCTCGACTGATGGAATTGGCAAAGCTTATGCGAAGGAACTAGCTAATCGTGGATTCAATTTAGTTCTCATTAGCCGTAATCCTGAAAGActtgaaaaaactaaaaatgaaatattaaaaataaatccaaacatacaaattaaaataatttcagcaGACTTTTCTAAAGGAAGAGGAGTCAGTGTTGAAATAGAACCGCATTTACGAGATATACCTGTTGGAATTTTAG ttaacAACGTTGGAAAGCAGTACACATATCCAATGTATGTTGGTGAAGTACCGGAAGATGAGCTTTGGgatataataaacataaatatcgGTGCTGCAACTTTAATGACACGTATTGTAATACCAGGTATGCAGAAACGAGAAAAAGGAGCTATCGTCAACATATCATCCGGCTCAGAATTACAGCCATTGCCATTAATGACTGTATATGCAGcgactaaaatttatttaagaagtTTTTCCGAAGCTCTGAGAGTTGAGTACCGCAAATTTGGTATTACTGTTCAACATTTAACACCCCTGTTCGTTAATACTAAAATGAATGCATTTTCTCAGCGATTGcag gTATCCACATTCGCTGTACCGGACGCAACAACTTACGCAAAGAATGCTGTTGCAACTCTTGGAAAGATCGACAGTAGTACGGGTTATTGGGCCCATGGTATACAAGctttttttacacttattcCCCCAGTATGGATACGCACGAAAATCGGCGAAATGATGAATCAAACATTCAGAAATgattatttgaaacaaaaaaatatgtaa
- the LOC103573230 gene encoding carbohydrate sulfotransferase 11: MIQWRVMKIILIIIYLMFTFVHLEINNNNDNNNELSNKFKRNKPAYSSIGSNALARSALVERQEKLQYNCEDIIAAKKINERVLIPNDFRNILVNDELELLYCYVPKVACTNWKRVLMIATGKWSGNNPLEIPGNLTHAAGTFKRLSNFTMLEIERKLSNYDTLIVVRHPLERLLSAYRNKFEAKDEIGSKYFQNRFGRKIIKNYRRNPTKESLTKGDDVTFSEFVDFITNKNINGTSNEHWKPIYELCLPCDVNYNLISKYETLAEDAMEILERIGAGSLTFPMRASSNEPTAGKLEHYYSMLTYKQIKKLAKMYKMDLKLFEYSLEQVLGFSLA, from the exons ATGATACAATGGCGAGTCATGAAGataatacttataataatttacctaATGTTTACCTTTGTACActtggaaataaataataacaatgacaataataatgaattatcaAATAAGTTTAAGCGAAATAAACCGGCTTATTCATCGATCGGTTCAAATGCATTAGCAAGATCCGCTTTGGTGGAACGTCAAGAGAAGCTACAATATAACTGTGAAGATATAATcgcagctaaaaaaattaacgaacgTGTCTTGATACCAAATGATTTTAGAAATATACTTGTAAATGATGAGCTGGAATTGCTTTATTGCTATGTACCGAAg gTTGCCTGTACTAATTGGAAACGTGTTTTGATGATTGCAACTGGGAAATGGTCTGGAAATAATCCTCTTGAAATACCAGGAAATCTTACTCATGCTGCTGGTACCTTCAAACGATTGAGTAATTTTACGATGCTGGAAATTGAAcgtaaattatcaaattatgaTACACTTATTGTTGTAAGACATCCGCTTGAAAGATTACTTTCGGcgtacagaaataaatttgaagctAAAGATGAAATAGGTTCCAAGTATTTTCAAAATCGTTTTGGCCGAAagattataaaa AATTACAGACGGAATCCAACTAAAGAATCTCTGACAAAAGGCGATGACGTTACATTCAGTGAATTTGTTGATtttataactaataaaaacataaatggTACAAGTAACGAACATTGGAAGCCGATTTATGAACTATGTTTGCCTTGTGATGTTAATTATAATCTTATTAGCAAGTATGAGACACTTGCTGAAGATGCGATGGAAATATTGGAAAGAATTGGCGCTGGATCGTTAAc ATTTCCAATGAGAGCATCGAGCAATGAGCCAACGGCAGGAAAATTGGAGCATTATTATTCAATGCTCacttataaacaaattaaaaaattagcgaaAATGTACAAAATGGATTTAAAGTTGTTTGAGTATTCTTTGGAACAAGTTCTTGGATTTTCTTTAGCGTGA
- the LOC103573228 gene encoding allergen Tha p 1: MHHIGKIIVAVLAAISFKLNTKTYSDQIESEIKNSFLSRFFCVIGEDSCDEFGERIKRHMSDILENQCSKCSLQMQAVGCVAIPYLQNEFPDLWEFLLKKYDNNQSQKLSMDSYFLKAYNCLIFDINCDSSLQLLRKALPFLLKYNICPGCDDISMLFNQQLKLAQKKFPTFWKEVWDKYAL; the protein is encoded by the exons ATGCACcatattggaaaaattatagtaGCTGTTTTAGCAgctatttcatttaaattaaacacaaaAACATACTCTGATCAAATagaatcagaaataaaaaatagttttttaagtagatttttttgtgttattggTGAAGATTCCTGTGATGAATTTGGAGAACGAATAAAac GTCATATGAGTGATATTCTTGAAAACCAGTGTTCAAAATGTTCATTACAAATGCAAGCAGTGGGATGTGTAGCAATACCGTATTTACAGAATGAGTTTCCCGATTTATGggaatttcttttaaaaaaatatgacaataaTCAATCTCAGAAGTTGTCCATggattcatattttttaaaagcttatAACTGTCTTATTTTTGACATTAATTGTGATTCATCTCTACAACTATTGAGAa AAGCATTGCcgtttttactaaaatataatatttgtcCAGGATGTGATGATATATCTATGCTATTTAACCAACAGCTGAAATtggcacaaaaaaaatttcctactTTCTGGAAAGAAGTTTGGGACAAATACGCCCTGTAA